A window of Clavibacter michiganensis contains these coding sequences:
- a CDS encoding response regulator transcription factor, protein MIRVVLVDDQSIVRAGFRVVLETAGGIEVVGEAAGGREAVELVRRLAPDVVVMDVRMPGGDGIEATRAITGADADASDRRPGDDRPGPAVLVATTFDLDEYVFGALEAGARGFVLKDAEPEEFIQAVRALAEGRAALDGVTTRRVMAEFTRRRAASAVHPGTEVLTPREQDIVRLLGDGLSNDEIGGRLVIETSTVKSHLTRIMTKLGTRDRLQTVVWGYRSGLLP, encoded by the coding sequence GTGATCCGCGTGGTGCTGGTCGACGACCAGTCCATCGTCCGCGCCGGCTTCCGGGTCGTGCTGGAGACGGCAGGCGGGATCGAGGTGGTCGGCGAGGCCGCGGGCGGCCGCGAGGCCGTGGAGCTCGTGCGTCGCCTCGCGCCCGACGTCGTGGTGATGGACGTGCGCATGCCCGGCGGCGACGGCATCGAGGCGACCCGCGCGATCACGGGAGCGGACGCGGACGCCTCCGACCGCCGGCCCGGCGACGACCGGCCGGGTCCCGCCGTCCTCGTCGCCACCACCTTCGACCTCGACGAGTACGTCTTCGGCGCGCTCGAGGCAGGCGCCCGCGGCTTCGTCCTCAAGGACGCGGAGCCCGAGGAGTTCATCCAGGCCGTGCGGGCGCTCGCCGAGGGCCGCGCCGCCCTCGACGGCGTCACCACCCGCCGCGTGATGGCCGAGTTCACCCGCCGCCGGGCTGCCTCAGCCGTGCACCCGGGCACGGAGGTGCTCACGCCGCGCGAGCAGGACATCGTGCGGCTACTCGGCGACGGCCTCTCCAACGACGAGATCGGCGGCCGGCTCGTGATCGAGACGAGCACCGTGAAGTCGCACCTCACCCGGATCATGACCAAGCTCGGCACCCGCGACCGCCTGCAGACCGTCGTGTGGGGCTACCGCTCGGGCCTGCTGCCCTGA
- a CDS encoding ATP-grasp domain-containing protein gives MTTAPKVFAIHENPEWFGPFAAALDARGVPYEEWLLTDGVLEIDEAPPEGIFWSRISASAHTRDHALSKDYTRALMSWLEAHGRRTVNGRRTIELEVSKVDQLTALRAAGIEVPRTRAVIGSHRIVEAARGLPTPFITKHNQGGKGLGVRRFDSVEELAAYVEGPDFEEPQDGITLLQEFLEAATPRVTRVEIVGGRFVYAIQADTARGGYQLCPADACAIDPTTGALVMPPGATIAQEPGDTIFSLREDITAEHPLVERYVAFLAGLGVEVAGIEFIETADGRLVTYDVNTNTNYNAGVEAVAEASGPGAVAELLERVLRETYPEG, from the coding sequence ATGACCACCGCACCGAAGGTATTCGCCATCCACGAGAACCCCGAGTGGTTCGGCCCGTTCGCCGCCGCGCTCGACGCGCGCGGCGTCCCCTACGAGGAGTGGCTCCTCACCGACGGCGTGCTCGAGATCGACGAGGCGCCGCCCGAGGGGATCTTCTGGTCGAGGATCAGCGCATCGGCGCACACGCGCGACCACGCGCTCTCCAAGGACTACACGCGCGCGCTCATGAGCTGGCTGGAGGCGCACGGCCGCCGCACGGTCAACGGCCGCCGCACGATCGAGCTCGAGGTGAGCAAGGTCGACCAGCTGACGGCGTTGCGCGCCGCCGGGATCGAGGTGCCGCGCACGCGGGCCGTGATCGGCAGCCACCGCATCGTCGAGGCGGCGCGCGGACTGCCGACCCCGTTCATCACCAAGCACAACCAGGGCGGCAAAGGACTCGGGGTCCGCAGGTTCGACAGCGTCGAGGAGCTGGCCGCCTACGTGGAGGGGCCCGACTTCGAGGAGCCGCAGGACGGGATCACGCTGCTGCAGGAGTTCCTCGAGGCCGCGACGCCGCGGGTCACGCGGGTGGAGATCGTGGGCGGGCGCTTCGTCTACGCGATCCAGGCCGACACCGCGCGCGGCGGGTACCAGCTGTGCCCAGCGGACGCGTGCGCGATCGACCCGACGACGGGCGCGCTCGTGATGCCGCCCGGCGCGACCATCGCGCAGGAGCCCGGCGACACGATCTTCTCGCTGCGTGAGGACATCACCGCGGAGCACCCGCTCGTGGAGCGGTACGTCGCGTTCCTCGCGGGGCTCGGGGTCGAGGTGGCCGGGATCGAGTTCATCGAGACCGCGGACGGCAGGCTCGTGACCTACGACGTGAACACGAACACGAACTACAACGCGGGCGTCGAGGCGGTCGCGGAGGCGTCCGGGCCGGGCGCGGTGGCGGAGCTCCTGGAGCGCGTGCTGCGGGAGACGTACCCGGAGGGCTGA
- a CDS encoding chorismate mutase: MPENTGPAGAPLDDDARAALEELGEIRGSIDNIDAALVHLLAERFKFTQSVGRLKAAHGLPAADPERERRQILRLRALAEESRLDPAFAEKFLNFIVAEVIHHHTRIAEDQGAAASAVAPEDGGPAA, encoded by the coding sequence ATGCCTGAGAACACCGGCCCCGCAGGGGCGCCCCTCGACGACGACGCCCGTGCCGCCCTCGAGGAGCTGGGGGAGATCCGCGGGAGCATCGACAACATCGACGCCGCCCTCGTGCACCTGCTCGCCGAGCGCTTCAAGTTCACGCAGTCGGTCGGCCGGCTGAAGGCCGCGCACGGGCTCCCCGCGGCGGATCCCGAGCGCGAGCGCCGCCAGATCCTCCGCCTCCGCGCCCTCGCCGAGGAGTCGCGGCTCGACCCGGCCTTCGCGGAGAAGTTCCTGAACTTCATCGTCGCGGAGGTCATCCACCACCACACGCGCATCGCCGAGGACCAGGGCGCGGCCGCCTCCGCGGTCGCTCCCGAGGACGGCGGCCCGGCGGCCTGA
- a CDS encoding organic hydroperoxide resistance protein: MEPIYTAIAHASGGGRDGHVRSEDDRIDFDTRPPKEMGGSGEGTNPEQLFAAGYSACFLGATHLVGKNAGVDTKDAGVSASVSIGDNGQGGFGLAVELDVYLPNVAPERRQEIADAAHQVCPYSNATRGNIDVKVTIVD; the protein is encoded by the coding sequence ATGGAACCCATCTACACCGCTATCGCGCACGCCTCCGGCGGAGGGCGCGACGGACACGTCCGCAGCGAGGACGACCGCATCGACTTCGACACCCGTCCCCCCAAGGAGATGGGCGGCTCCGGCGAGGGCACGAACCCCGAGCAGCTCTTCGCCGCCGGGTACAGCGCCTGCTTCCTCGGCGCCACCCACCTCGTCGGCAAGAACGCCGGCGTCGACACGAAGGACGCGGGCGTCTCCGCCAGCGTCTCCATCGGCGACAACGGCCAGGGCGGCTTCGGCCTCGCGGTCGAGCTCGACGTCTACCTCCCCAACGTGGCGCCCGAGCGCCGCCAGGAGATCGCGGACGCGGCCCACCAGGTCTGCCCGTACTCCAACGCCACGCGCGGCAACATCGACGTGAAGGTCACCATCGTCGACTGA